One window of the Mixophyes fleayi isolate aMixFle1 chromosome 6, aMixFle1.hap1, whole genome shotgun sequence genome contains the following:
- the LOC142160573 gene encoding uncharacterized protein LOC142160573 produces MSSPVDDVTTCSNDSVEYTPSEYPISTASSTVPPVDQQWNNCSSPPAYETLGFSPTQSVHETTSQLNTPPTVQQWNMHTQRSAPNVPSVSQILNNSHTADQQNIQGLSPTHDIVQTSQILVRSTNSEQWNMQMVTPAHDAPPSSLALNGPTAALQQNTDALIPERTTDFKHRFRNGKPRALGILLILAAIVQIGVGIGLAYSKHNYLLTSLSYGIPFWSPAVYILAGSLLIEAWAKPSIFRVKRSGLFSLIAFVISLAGLVFNFLDLQKFECSLGYYDFYEHSSCQHLYSNTYKVFLTLIGTNVLALLLSISTACIGNNAVRYAARINRLDIG; encoded by the exons ATGTCCTCACCAGTTGATGATGTCACCACCTGCAGCAATGATTCTGTCGAGTACACACCTTCTGAATATCCTATCTCTACTGCTTCCTCTACTGTTCCACCTGTCGATCAACAATGGAATAACTGTTCCTCTCCCCCTGCATATGAAACCCTTGGTTTTTCACCAACACAGAGTGTACATGAGACTACATCACAGTTAAATACCCCACCAACTGTTCAGCAATGGAATATGCATACTCAAAGATCTGCACCTAATGTTCCCTCTGTTTCTCAGATATTAAACAACTCACATACTGCTGATCAGCAGAATATACAAGGACTGAGCCCTACACATGATATTGTCCAAACTTCTCAAATATTAGTACGATCAACTAATTCTGAACAGTGGAATATGCAAATGGTTACTCCAGCACATGATGCCCCACCCAGTTCTTTAGCACTAAATGGCCCTACTGCTGCTCTACAACAGAACACAGATGCTTTGATCCCCGAAAGGACAACAGACTTTAAACATAGATTTCGGAATGGAAAACCAAGAGCTCTTGGG ATTTTGCTGATTCTTGCTGCCATTGTGCAGATTGGAGTGGGTATTGGTCTGGCATACAGTAAACACAATTACCTTCTTACCTCATTGTCATATGGTATTCCATTTTGGTCACCAGCAGTT TACATCTTGGCAGGATCTCTGCTAATTGAAGCTTGGGCCAAACCTTCCATCTTCCGG GTCAAACGCTCAGGATTATTCAGCTTAATAGCCTTTGTCATCAGTTTGGCTGGACTTGTGTTTAATTTTCTCGACCTTCAAAAATTTGAGTGTTCCTTGGGTTACTACGATTTCTATGAACATTCCAGCTGTCAACATTTATAC TCAAATACATATAAAGTGTTTTTAACCCTTATTGGCACAAATGTTCTGGCATTGCTTTTATCCATCTCCACGGCCTGCATTGGAAACAATGCTGTTAGATACGCTGCACGGATAAACAG GTTGGACATTGGgtaa